The following proteins come from a genomic window of Achromobacter deleyi:
- a CDS encoding LysR family transcriptional regulator — protein MIDLRNIETFFWVATLGGFRAAAEKLNATQPAISQRIASLESDLGIRLFDRDVRGIKLTGKGQELLSHAERMLQLRRDMQEAARAKSVMSGTLRLGVSETIVHTWLPTLMEYLHDTYPALMVEIQVDTTTVLKTQLASRQIDLAFLLGPMEEPRIENLYLCNYPLSWVASPKLKVGRQPISLKRLGEWPVITYSSTTDPHRAVRQLLQQAGVDAPRMYGSSALSVIVRMALDGIGTAVIAPVILRKELTQGELRVLDVKAPALPPLHYTACWMQGPDSQVPRTVAEAAQHIAREEALRHPAKP, from the coding sequence ATGATAGATCTGCGCAATATCGAGACGTTTTTCTGGGTGGCCACGCTGGGCGGTTTCCGCGCCGCGGCCGAGAAGCTCAACGCCACCCAGCCGGCGATTTCCCAGCGCATCGCGTCGCTGGAATCGGACCTGGGCATCCGCCTGTTCGACCGCGACGTGCGCGGCATCAAGCTGACCGGCAAGGGCCAGGAGCTGCTGTCGCATGCCGAGCGCATGCTGCAGTTGCGCCGCGACATGCAGGAAGCGGCGCGCGCCAAGAGCGTGATGAGCGGCACCCTGCGGTTGGGCGTGTCCGAGACCATCGTGCACACCTGGCTGCCGACCCTGATGGAGTACCTGCACGACACCTATCCGGCGCTGATGGTCGAGATCCAGGTGGACACCACCACGGTGCTCAAGACCCAGCTGGCCTCGCGCCAGATCGACCTGGCGTTCCTGCTGGGACCGATGGAAGAGCCGCGCATCGAAAACCTGTACCTGTGCAATTACCCGCTCAGCTGGGTCGCCAGCCCCAAGCTGAAGGTGGGGCGCCAGCCCATCAGCCTGAAGCGGCTGGGGGAATGGCCGGTCATCACCTATTCGTCCACCACCGATCCGCACCGCGCGGTGCGGCAGCTGTTGCAGCAGGCGGGCGTGGACGCGCCGCGCATGTACGGCAGCTCGGCGCTGAGCGTGATCGTGCGCATGGCGCTCGATGGCATCGGCACCGCCGTGATCGCGCCGGTGATCCTGCGCAAGGAGCTGACCCAGGGCGAGCTGCGGGTGCTGGACGTCAAGGCGCCGGCGCTGCCGCCGCTGCACTACACCGCCTGCTGGATGCAGGGGCCCGACAGCCAGGTGCCGCGCACCGTGGCCGAGGCCGCCCAGCACATCGCGCGTGAAGAAGCGCTGCGCCATCCGGCAAAACCCTGA
- a CDS encoding TRAP transporter substrate-binding protein, with amino-acid sequence MKKSLALAAVAASLLAGAAQAQDLPKTHLKVVGGLSNLTAYNDYEKPFWTKTIPEASKGQVTADIKGFNEMGLKGPELLRLMSTGVVEFGTATLSYFASDNPINEAIDLAGLAPDVKTAREVTNAFEPVYARLYGEGSNVKLLGISTYPAQVLFCNAEIKGLADLKGKKVRTSSRTTAEFVEALGGSSVTMAFGEVVPALQNKVVDCAITGSLSGYSAKWYEVSTHLVALPINWNQQIHAVNQKAWDKLDPNVRTLLQANVKTLVDNIWDAAARQTQEGYDCNTGAAACPFPVKGKMVLVQPSDADRELVKKVAQEAVVPKWAARCSAQCVKDFNATIGKTLGLTASK; translated from the coding sequence ATGAAGAAGTCGCTCGCTCTCGCCGCCGTCGCCGCCAGCCTGTTGGCCGGCGCCGCCCAGGCGCAAGACCTGCCCAAGACCCACCTGAAGGTGGTCGGCGGCCTGTCCAACCTGACCGCCTACAACGATTACGAAAAGCCGTTCTGGACCAAGACCATTCCGGAAGCGTCCAAGGGCCAGGTCACGGCGGACATCAAGGGTTTCAATGAAATGGGCCTGAAGGGCCCGGAACTGCTGCGCCTGATGTCCACTGGCGTGGTCGAGTTCGGCACCGCCACGCTGTCGTACTTCGCCAGCGACAACCCGATCAACGAAGCCATCGACCTGGCCGGCCTGGCGCCGGACGTGAAGACGGCGCGCGAGGTGACCAACGCCTTCGAGCCGGTCTATGCGCGCCTGTACGGCGAGGGCAGCAACGTCAAGCTGCTGGGCATCTCCACCTATCCGGCGCAGGTGCTGTTCTGCAACGCCGAGATCAAGGGCCTGGCCGACCTCAAGGGCAAGAAGGTCCGCACCAGCAGCCGCACCACCGCTGAATTCGTGGAAGCGCTGGGCGGCTCCAGCGTCACCATGGCGTTCGGCGAAGTGGTGCCGGCGCTGCAGAACAAGGTGGTCGATTGCGCCATCACCGGTTCGCTGTCGGGCTACTCGGCCAAGTGGTACGAAGTCTCGACCCACCTGGTGGCGCTGCCGATCAACTGGAACCAGCAGATCCACGCCGTCAACCAGAAGGCCTGGGACAAGCTCGATCCCAACGTGCGCACCTTGCTGCAGGCCAACGTCAAGACGCTGGTCGACAACATCTGGGACGCCGCGGCGCGCCAGACCCAGGAAGGCTACGACTGCAACACCGGCGCGGCCGCGTGCCCGTTCCCCGTCAAGGGCAAGATGGTGCTGGTGCAGCCCTCGGACGCCGACCGCGAACTGGTCAAGAAGGTAGCGCAGGAAGCCGTGGTGCCCAAGTGGGCCGCGCGTTGCTCGGCGCAGTGCGTCAAGGACTTCAACGCCACCATCGGCAAGACGCTCGGCCTGACCGCCAGCAAGTAA
- a CDS encoding ABC transporter ATP-binding protein translates to MALLDVKNLTKRFGGLVANKDISLSVEAGEIVAIIGPNGAGKSTLFNGLVGHHEPTSGTVAFAGESMIGRRPEQVAAMGLVRTYQIPRSFGQMTVLENAMVGALLRHPRLPDARRASARVLELVGLADRADTLAAELNVAGQKRVELARALATEPRMLLLDEVAGGLNPAEAIALAEILRGIHAAGVTLIIVEHVLEVVMRLAQRVLVLNFGQMIAEGAPQDIVRHPAVIEAYLGRKHRA, encoded by the coding sequence GTGGCTCTGCTCGACGTTAAGAACCTGACCAAGCGCTTCGGCGGCCTGGTCGCCAACAAGGACATTTCGCTGTCGGTCGAGGCGGGCGAGATCGTCGCCATCATCGGCCCCAACGGCGCGGGCAAGAGCACGCTGTTCAACGGCCTGGTGGGCCATCACGAGCCGACCTCGGGCACGGTGGCGTTCGCCGGCGAATCCATGATCGGCCGGCGGCCGGAGCAGGTCGCGGCCATGGGCCTGGTGCGCACCTACCAGATCCCGCGCAGCTTCGGCCAGATGACGGTGCTGGAGAACGCCATGGTCGGCGCGCTGCTGCGCCATCCGCGCCTGCCGGACGCGCGCCGCGCCTCGGCGCGGGTGCTGGAGCTGGTGGGGCTGGCCGATCGCGCCGACACGCTGGCGGCCGAATTGAACGTGGCGGGGCAGAAGCGGGTCGAGCTGGCGCGCGCGCTGGCGACCGAGCCGCGTATGCTGCTGCTGGACGAAGTGGCCGGCGGCCTCAATCCGGCCGAGGCCATCGCGCTTGCCGAGATCCTGCGCGGCATCCACGCCGCCGGGGTCACGCTGATCATCGTCGAGCATGTGCTGGAGGTGGTGATGCGGCTGGCGCAACGGGTGCTGGTGTTGAACTTTGGCCAGATGATCGCGGAAGGGGCGCCCCAGGACATCGTGCGCCATCCCGCCGTGATCGAGGCTTATCTGGGGAGGAAGCACCGTGCCTGA
- a CDS encoding TRAP transporter small permease subunit: MTRSEQFRLLGGLLRRAETFSRAAVWAGGALTVASVLLISFDVLARKFLGFNTGGADELSSYAFAISTSWALAFATLQRANVRVDVVYQYLPVRVSALLDWLSMVAMAVFMVYLTYYAFEVVQMSWTQKSAANTPLATPLWIPQGLWMLGLVWMCITVALMLARASAALVTGDIELVKEICGVRSAQEEADEEAAAGERMVKGATA; this comes from the coding sequence ATGACCCGATCTGAACAATTCCGCCTGCTGGGCGGGCTGCTGCGGCGCGCCGAGACGTTCTCGCGCGCGGCGGTGTGGGCTGGCGGCGCGTTGACCGTCGCCAGCGTATTGCTGATTTCCTTCGACGTGCTGGCGCGCAAGTTCCTCGGCTTCAACACCGGCGGCGCCGACGAGCTGTCGAGCTACGCGTTCGCCATCAGCACTTCGTGGGCGTTGGCGTTCGCCACGCTGCAACGCGCCAACGTGCGGGTGGACGTGGTGTACCAGTACCTGCCGGTGCGCGTGTCCGCGCTGCTGGACTGGCTGTCCATGGTGGCCATGGCCGTCTTCATGGTGTACCTGACCTATTACGCATTTGAAGTGGTGCAGATGTCGTGGACACAGAAGTCCGCGGCCAACACGCCGCTGGCCACGCCGCTGTGGATCCCGCAGGGCCTGTGGATGCTGGGCCTGGTGTGGATGTGCATCACCGTGGCGCTGATGCTGGCGCGCGCTTCGGCCGCGCTGGTGACGGGCGACATCGAGCTGGTCAAGGAAATCTGCGGCGTGCGCTCGGCGCAGGAAGAAGCCGACGAAGAAGCCGCCGCCGGCGAGCGCATGGTCAAGGGAGCCACGGCATGA
- a CDS encoding putative hydro-lyase, with product MALDSAARNSVELARRARLDARSGKLTGPTANLAPGHVQANLAILPRALAADFLHFCQRNPKPCPLLAMSEPGDPSLPDLGQDIDIRTDIPRYRVWQNGELVAEPTDVRDVWRDDLVSFLIGCSFSFEEAMLDNGLPVRHIEQGCNVPMYRTNIPTHAAGVFGGPLVVSMRPLKAADAIRAIQVTSRFPSVHGAPVHIGDPALIGIADIDRPDYGDAVEIRAGEMPVFWACGVTPQSVVATVRPDFCITHAPGHMLVTDLVNSRMAIL from the coding sequence ATGGCATTGGATTCGGCGGCCCGCAACAGCGTGGAACTGGCGCGCCGCGCAAGGCTCGACGCCCGCAGCGGCAAACTGACCGGCCCCACGGCCAACCTGGCTCCCGGCCACGTGCAGGCCAACCTGGCGATCCTGCCGCGCGCGCTGGCGGCGGATTTCCTGCATTTCTGCCAGCGCAACCCCAAGCCGTGCCCGCTGCTGGCCATGTCCGAACCGGGCGATCCGTCCTTGCCGGACCTGGGCCAGGACATCGACATCCGCACCGACATCCCGCGCTACCGCGTCTGGCAGAACGGCGAGCTGGTGGCCGAGCCGACCGACGTGCGCGACGTGTGGCGCGATGACCTGGTGTCGTTCCTGATCGGCTGCTCGTTCTCGTTCGAGGAAGCCATGCTGGACAACGGCCTGCCGGTGCGCCACATCGAGCAGGGCTGCAACGTGCCGATGTACCGCACCAATATCCCGACCCACGCCGCCGGCGTCTTCGGCGGCCCGCTGGTGGTGTCGATGCGGCCCTTGAAGGCCGCCGACGCCATCCGCGCCATCCAGGTGACGTCGCGTTTTCCCTCGGTGCACGGCGCGCCGGTGCATATCGGCGACCCGGCGTTGATCGGGATTGCCGATATCGACCGGCCGGATTATGGTGACGCCGTGGAGATCCGCGCCGGCGAGATGCCGGTGTTCTGGGCCTGCGGGGTGACGCCGCAGTCGGTGGTGGCGACGGTGCGCCCCGATTTCTGCATCACCCACGCGCCCGGGCACATGCTGGTCACCGACCTGGTCAACAGCCGCATGGCCATCCTGTAG
- a CDS encoding ABC transporter substrate-binding protein, whose product MKMKLIAGVAASLALLAAAPTQAQVKTVKIGAIYPLSGALASTGAEIKAAVELAVDIVNNPHPELEGIPLAAGAGLPALGGAKIEVVFGDSQGKPEVGLADAQRLIDQEKVVALTGAYQSAVTKTASRIAEQRGIPYLNGESSSPDLTERGYKWFFRTSPNDDTFVENMMQFLDGVKGTPTAKIAVVYENTDFGVNTYKAVEKFAKQYKREVVANIAYSAGSASVTAEVQKLAAAKPDVAIFASYTSDAMLFVRTMRESKYAPPVLLANDAGFIDSRFVQEVGPQVQGVLTRDVWGNDVAAAKAGLKKINDMYKAKTGKDLNGNNARSMQGVLVLADAINRAGSTDPEAIRKALAATDLGESQVAMPWAGVKFDDKGQNTKGSGLILELKGSSYQTVWPEKYRTDKTLPTLPFSWK is encoded by the coding sequence ATGAAGATGAAGCTCATTGCGGGTGTCGCCGCGAGTCTGGCGCTGTTGGCCGCCGCGCCGACGCAGGCGCAGGTCAAGACCGTGAAGATCGGCGCGATCTATCCCCTGTCCGGCGCGCTGGCGTCCACCGGCGCCGAGATCAAGGCCGCGGTGGAACTGGCCGTGGATATCGTCAATAACCCGCATCCCGAGCTCGAAGGGATCCCGCTGGCCGCGGGCGCCGGGTTGCCGGCGCTGGGCGGCGCCAAGATCGAGGTCGTGTTCGGCGATTCGCAGGGCAAGCCCGAAGTGGGCCTGGCCGACGCGCAGCGCCTGATCGACCAGGAAAAGGTGGTGGCCCTGACCGGCGCCTACCAGTCGGCCGTCACCAAGACCGCCAGCCGCATCGCCGAGCAGCGCGGCATTCCCTACCTGAACGGCGAATCCAGCAGCCCGGACCTGACCGAGCGCGGCTACAAGTGGTTCTTCCGCACCTCGCCCAACGACGACACCTTCGTCGAGAACATGATGCAGTTCCTGGACGGCGTGAAGGGCACGCCGACCGCCAAGATCGCGGTGGTCTACGAGAACACCGACTTCGGCGTCAACACCTACAAGGCGGTCGAGAAGTTCGCCAAGCAGTACAAGCGCGAGGTGGTGGCCAACATCGCCTATAGCGCCGGCTCGGCCTCGGTGACGGCCGAAGTGCAGAAGCTGGCTGCGGCCAAGCCCGACGTGGCGATCTTCGCCAGCTACACCTCGGACGCCATGCTGTTCGTGCGCACCATGCGCGAAAGCAAGTACGCGCCGCCGGTGCTGCTGGCCAACGACGCCGGCTTCATCGACTCGCGCTTCGTGCAGGAAGTGGGCCCGCAGGTGCAGGGCGTGCTGACGCGCGACGTGTGGGGCAACGACGTGGCCGCCGCCAAGGCCGGCCTGAAGAAGATCAACGACATGTACAAGGCCAAGACCGGCAAGGACCTGAACGGCAACAACGCCCGTTCGATGCAGGGCGTGCTGGTGCTGGCGGACGCCATCAATCGCGCCGGTTCCACCGATCCGGAAGCGATCCGCAAGGCGCTGGCGGCCACCGACCTGGGCGAGTCGCAAGTGGCCATGCCCTGGGCCGGCGTGAAGTTCGATGACAAGGGCCAGAACACCAAGGGTTCCGGCCTGATCCTGGAACTGAAGGGCTCGTCCTACCAGACGGTCTGGCCGGAAAAGTACCGCACCGACAAAACGCTGCCCACGCTGCCGTTCTCCTGGAAGTAA
- a CDS encoding branched-chain amino acid ABC transporter permease: protein MTTTQKKDGAASGVPKWPVAVALAAAVLLALVPLVVTDSFTLQVLLLAIMFGALGACWNLVGGFLGRISFGHAVFVGVGGYTTLLLLHHLKLTPLLGIPLGGLISAALAWLVGGPTLRLSGHYFAMATIALLQIGLLLMINWDWAGGAVGLEAPIGDAAWMLLFRSKVPYYWIAVGLAFLTFCATYFLVHSKTGFYWRAINGDEAASRSLGVPADRYKMLAFVMSAGMTGVWGGFFAMYVGFIDPESMFSLTMSVQVVLVAILGGVGTLVGPWLGAAVLLPLSEGTRVLWGSSGLGLDLLIFGLAILLVTLFLPGGLVTLRRRRGSARR, encoded by the coding sequence ATGACGACGACACAGAAAAAGGACGGCGCGGCCTCGGGCGTGCCGAAATGGCCGGTGGCCGTGGCCCTGGCGGCGGCGGTGCTGCTGGCGCTGGTGCCGCTGGTGGTGACCGATTCGTTCACCCTGCAGGTGCTGCTGCTGGCCATCATGTTCGGCGCGCTGGGCGCGTGCTGGAACTTGGTGGGCGGCTTTCTCGGCCGCATCTCGTTCGGCCACGCCGTGTTCGTGGGCGTGGGCGGCTACACCACCTTGCTGCTGCTGCATCACCTGAAGCTGACGCCGCTGCTCGGCATTCCGCTGGGGGGCCTGATCAGCGCGGCGCTGGCCTGGCTGGTGGGCGGGCCGACGCTGCGCCTGTCCGGTCATTATTTCGCCATGGCCACCATCGCGCTGCTGCAGATCGGCTTGCTGCTGATGATCAACTGGGACTGGGCCGGCGGCGCCGTCGGGCTGGAGGCGCCGATCGGCGACGCCGCCTGGATGCTGCTGTTCCGCAGCAAGGTGCCGTACTACTGGATCGCGGTGGGGCTGGCGTTCCTGACCTTCTGCGCCACGTATTTCCTGGTGCATTCCAAGACCGGCTTCTACTGGCGCGCCATCAACGGCGACGAAGCCGCCTCGCGCAGCCTGGGCGTGCCGGCGGACCGCTACAAGATGCTGGCGTTCGTGATGTCGGCCGGCATGACCGGGGTGTGGGGCGGTTTCTTCGCCATGTACGTGGGCTTCATCGATCCGGAGTCCATGTTCAGCCTGACGATGTCGGTGCAGGTGGTGCTGGTGGCCATCCTGGGTGGCGTCGGCACGCTGGTCGGCCCGTGGCTGGGCGCGGCGGTGCTGTTGCCGCTGTCGGAAGGCACGCGGGTGCTGTGGGGCAGTTCGGGCCTGGGCCTGGACCTGCTGATTTTCGGGTTGGCGATCCTGCTCGTCACCTTGTTCCTGCCAGGCGGTCTGGTGACATTGAGGAGGCGCCGTGGCTCTGCTCGACGTTAA
- a CDS encoding branched-chain amino acid ABC transporter permease, whose product MFEALSAGLFNGLIYAAVAVGLALIWGITDVINFAHGEFLMLGMYAAYWLYTLGHIDPTLSAPLVAIVLAFVGFLTYALIIKRLQKGPAMAVILATFGLGLVLRQLAFIAFSPDYRSLPDTLVSGSVTVAGISLGRPQVVTGLIALVVVAALFVLVYRTRWGHALQAVAEDRQVAALVGISPDRVNAQVWMLGSAAVGLAGALLTTFFYVFPSVGTVFGLLAFVAVCMGGFGSLPGAFIAGILIGIIEAMTGYFVAPALKTVSVFILFILVLWYRPRGLFGRW is encoded by the coding sequence ATGTTTGAAGCTCTCTCGGCAGGCCTGTTCAACGGCCTGATCTATGCCGCGGTGGCTGTGGGGCTGGCGCTGATCTGGGGCATCACCGACGTCATCAACTTCGCCCATGGCGAATTCCTGATGCTCGGCATGTATGCCGCCTATTGGCTCTACACCCTGGGTCATATCGACCCCACGCTGTCGGCCCCCCTGGTCGCCATCGTGCTCGCCTTCGTCGGTTTCCTCACTTATGCGCTGATCATCAAGCGCCTGCAGAAAGGTCCCGCCATGGCGGTGATCCTGGCCACCTTCGGCCTGGGCCTGGTGCTGCGGCAACTGGCGTTCATCGCCTTCAGCCCGGACTACCGCAGCCTGCCCGACACCCTGGTGTCCGGCAGCGTCACGGTGGCCGGCATTTCGCTGGGCCGTCCGCAGGTGGTGACCGGCCTGATCGCGCTGGTGGTGGTGGCCGCGCTGTTCGTGCTGGTGTACCGCACGCGCTGGGGCCATGCGCTGCAGGCGGTGGCCGAAGACCGCCAGGTGGCGGCGCTGGTCGGCATTTCGCCGGACCGCGTCAACGCCCAGGTCTGGATGCTGGGCAGCGCCGCGGTCGGCCTGGCCGGCGCGCTGCTGACCACGTTCTTCTACGTGTTCCCCTCGGTGGGCACGGTGTTCGGCCTGCTGGCCTTCGTGGCGGTCTGCATGGGCGGCTTCGGCTCGCTGCCGGGCGCCTTCATCGCCGGCATCCTGATCGGGATCATCGAGGCCATGACGGGCTACTTCGTGGCGCCCGCGCTGAAGACGGTCAGCGTCTTCATCCTCTTCATCCTGGTTCTCTGGTATCGGCCGCGCGGCCTGTTCGGGCGGTGGTGA
- a CDS encoding DUF2848 domain-containing protein: MKAVFQIEADSPRQVEVDFNTLIVAGWAGRDIAAIEHHIEELAAIGVPRPTSVPLYYRIADNQLTQAEQVQAVGGDSSGEVETFVFAADGEMYVSIASDHTDRKLETVSVAMSKQVCVKPVATTAWRLADVAGYWDELVIRSYIVENGAEVLYQEGPLASLRTPQDLIAGYTGGAATLPEGAGMTCGTVGAIGGIRPSAEFTMELFDPRRQRSLRHRYHVEILPVVA, encoded by the coding sequence ATGAAAGCCGTATTCCAGATCGAAGCCGATTCCCCCCGCCAGGTCGAGGTGGACTTCAACACCCTCATCGTGGCCGGCTGGGCCGGGCGCGACATCGCCGCCATCGAGCACCATATCGAGGAGCTGGCCGCCATCGGCGTGCCGCGTCCCACCAGCGTGCCGCTGTACTACCGCATCGCCGACAACCAGCTGACCCAGGCCGAACAGGTGCAGGCGGTGGGCGGCGATTCGTCCGGCGAGGTCGAGACCTTCGTGTTCGCGGCCGACGGCGAGATGTACGTCAGCATCGCGTCCGACCACACCGACCGCAAGCTGGAGACGGTCAGCGTGGCCATGTCCAAGCAGGTCTGCGTCAAGCCGGTGGCGACGACGGCCTGGCGCCTGGCCGACGTGGCCGGTTACTGGGACGAGCTGGTGATCCGTTCGTACATCGTCGAGAACGGCGCCGAGGTGCTGTACCAGGAGGGCCCGTTGGCCTCGCTGCGCACGCCGCAGGACCTGATCGCCGGCTACACCGGCGGCGCCGCGACGCTGCCCGAAGGCGCCGGCATGACCTGCGGCACCGTCGGCGCCATCGGCGGCATCCGCCCGTCGGCCGAATTCACCATGGAACTGTTCGATCCGCGCCGCCAACGCAGCCTGCGCCACCGGTATCATGTCGAGATCCTGCCGGTGGTGGCCTGA
- a CDS encoding TRAP transporter large permease, translated as MIATALTLLLVLIGLSIPVGAALGVLGLMLDPLFSMLPLSRAIGEVSWSTNNEFLLVAIPLFIMLGEVLLRAGFAERMYGAMSLWLSWLPGGLMHANIGASTLFSATSGSSVATAATVGTVAIPQIRKYGYNEPLFLGSLAAGGTLGILIPPSINLVIYGVLTNSSVPKLYLAGIIPGLVMAGLFMVTVAIACLAKPAWGGKKIHASWGERFASLVHLAPPLGIFLLVVGSIYAGLATPTEAAALGVLGALLLAAWFRRLSWAMLREVMEGTMRSTAMIMLIVVAASFLNFVLSATGLTDALTRSITGLGLSPGWMLLILIVFYLVLGCFMETLSMMITTIPIVAPVMIALGYDPIWLGIIIIILVEAALITPPVGLNLFVVQSLRKSGSMSAVIVGSLPFVLAMFVMLALLSWWPDMALWLPRVFG; from the coding sequence ATGATCGCAACCGCCCTGACCCTGTTGCTGGTCCTGATCGGTCTGTCCATCCCCGTGGGCGCCGCCCTGGGAGTGCTGGGCCTGATGCTGGATCCGCTGTTCTCCATGCTGCCGCTGTCGCGCGCGATCGGCGAAGTCTCGTGGAGCACCAACAACGAATTCCTGCTGGTCGCCATTCCGCTCTTCATCATGCTGGGCGAAGTGCTGCTGCGGGCCGGTTTCGCCGAACGCATGTACGGCGCCATGAGCCTGTGGCTGTCGTGGCTGCCGGGCGGCCTGATGCACGCCAACATCGGCGCCTCGACGCTGTTCTCGGCCACTTCCGGCTCCAGCGTGGCCACCGCCGCGACTGTGGGCACGGTGGCGATCCCGCAGATCCGCAAGTACGGCTACAACGAGCCGCTGTTCCTGGGCAGCCTGGCCGCCGGCGGCACGCTCGGCATCCTGATTCCGCCGTCGATCAACCTGGTGATCTATGGCGTGCTGACCAATTCGTCGGTGCCCAAGCTCTACCTGGCCGGCATCATCCCCGGCCTGGTGATGGCCGGGCTGTTCATGGTGACCGTGGCAATCGCCTGCCTGGCCAAGCCGGCCTGGGGCGGCAAGAAGATCCACGCCAGCTGGGGCGAGCGCTTCGCCAGCCTGGTGCACCTGGCGCCGCCGCTGGGCATCTTCCTGCTGGTGGTGGGCTCGATCTATGCCGGCCTGGCCACGCCGACCGAGGCCGCCGCGCTGGGCGTGCTGGGCGCGTTGCTGCTGGCCGCCTGGTTCCGCCGCCTGAGCTGGGCCATGCTGCGCGAAGTCATGGAAGGCACGATGCGGTCGACCGCCATGATCATGCTGATCGTGGTGGCTGCCAGCTTCCTGAACTTCGTGCTGTCTGCGACCGGCCTGACCGACGCGCTGACGCGCTCGATCACCGGGCTGGGGCTGTCGCCGGGCTGGATGCTGCTGATCCTGATCGTGTTCTACCTGGTGCTGGGCTGCTTCATGGAGACCCTGTCGATGATGATCACGACCATCCCGATCGTGGCGCCGGTGATGATCGCGCTGGGCTACGACCCGATCTGGCTGGGCATCATCATCATCATCCTGGTCGAGGCCGCGCTGATCACGCCGCCGGTGGGGCTGAACCTGTTCGTGGTGCAGAGTCTGCGCAAGAGCGGCTCGATGAGCGCCGTGATCGTCGGCAGCCTGCCGTTCGTGCTGGCGATGTTCGTGATGCTGGCGCTGCTGTCGTGGTGGCCCGACATGGCCTTGTGGCTGCCGCGGGTGTTCGGCTAG
- a CDS encoding amidase — protein sequence MLSTLNDLTAALNDGRTTSVELTEAALARAADPAGEGARAFTRLYAESALAQARASDTLRAAGIVRSAIEGLPISIKDLFDIEGETTMAGSVAREGEPAADANAEVVQRLIAAGAVIIGRTNMTEFAYSGLGINPHYGTPLNPWDRATGRIPGGSSSGAAVSVSDGMAVAAIGSDTGGSVRIPAALCGLTGFKPSAWRVSMEGVLPLSANLDSIGPIAASVRCCAELDAILSGEGGPVPEALPLRGLRLAVPKTLALDAMDKHVSDTFARTVARLVEAGALVDEIAIPEFAELAGINAKGGFTAAEAWAWHRDLIARAGKRYDPRVVSRIMRGKDMGAADYLDLLDAREAWVAAVDRRIAGYDALILPTTPIVAPAVADLTASDEAYYAANGLILRNPTLINFLDGCALSLPCQAAGSAPVGLMIAGSNGADRRILAIGLAVEELLAG from the coding sequence ATGCTTTCGACCCTGAATGACCTGACCGCCGCCCTGAACGACGGCCGCACCACTTCCGTTGAACTGACCGAGGCCGCCCTGGCGCGCGCCGCCGATCCGGCCGGCGAGGGCGCCCGCGCCTTCACCCGCCTGTACGCCGAGTCGGCGCTGGCCCAGGCGCGCGCCTCGGACACGCTGCGCGCCGCCGGCATCGTGCGCTCGGCCATCGAGGGCCTGCCGATCAGCATCAAGGACCTGTTCGACATCGAGGGCGAGACCACCATGGCCGGCTCGGTGGCGCGCGAGGGCGAACCCGCGGCCGACGCCAACGCCGAAGTGGTGCAGCGCCTGATCGCCGCCGGCGCGGTCATCATCGGCCGCACCAACATGACCGAATTCGCCTATTCGGGCCTGGGCATCAACCCGCATTACGGCACCCCGCTGAACCCCTGGGACCGCGCCACCGGCCGCATCCCCGGCGGTTCGTCGTCGGGCGCCGCGGTCTCGGTGAGCGACGGCATGGCGGTGGCCGCCATCGGCTCGGACACCGGCGGCTCGGTGCGCATCCCGGCCGCGCTGTGCGGCCTGACCGGCTTCAAGCCCAGCGCCTGGCGCGTGTCGATGGAAGGCGTGCTGCCGCTGTCGGCCAACCTGGACTCCATCGGCCCCATCGCCGCCAGCGTGCGCTGCTGCGCCGAGCTGGACGCCATCCTGTCGGGCGAGGGCGGCCCGGTGCCCGAGGCACTGCCGCTGCGCGGCCTGCGCCTGGCGGTGCCCAAGACGCTGGCGCTGGACGCCATGGACAAGCACGTGTCCGACACCTTCGCGCGCACCGTGGCGCGGCTGGTCGAGGCCGGCGCCCTGGTCGACGAGATCGCCATTCCCGAATTCGCTGAACTGGCCGGCATCAACGCCAAGGGCGGCTTCACCGCCGCCGAGGCCTGGGCCTGGCACCGCGACCTGATCGCCCGCGCCGGCAAGCGCTACGATCCGCGCGTGGTGTCGCGCATCATGCGCGGCAAGGACATGGGCGCCGCCGACTACCTGGACCTGCTGGACGCGCGCGAAGCCTGGGTCGCCGCCGTCGATCGCCGCATCGCCGGCTACGACGCGCTGATCCTGCCGACCACGCCGATCGTGGCGCCGGCCGTGGCCGACCTGACGGCCTCGGATGAAGCCTATTACGCCGCCAACGGCCTGATTCTGCGCAATCCCACCCTGATCAACTTCCTCGATGGCTGCGCGCTGTCGCTGCCTTGCCAAGCCGCCGGCAGCGCGCCGGTCGGCCTGATGATCGCCGGCAGCAACGGCGCCGACCGCCGCATCCTGGCCATCGGCCTGGCGGTCGAGGAACTGCTCGCGGGCTGA